The genomic interval TTCCTCCTAAGCGCTCTCCGACTTTTTCTTGCCGCGCAACGTCATGATCTCGTCACGAGTGCGCAAGGCGGCGACAGCGGCCAGAGTAGCGCGGGCAACGTTAACGGGATTGCTCGTATGGCCGACAACCTTGGTCATAACGTCCTTGATTCCGCCCAGCTCCATAATGGCACGGACAACGCTGCCGGCAATGACTCCGGTACCGTCGGCCGCTGGACGAAGAAGGACCGCGGCGGAACCGTATCGTCCCATCACCGGATGAGGGATGGTCTTGCCGTTGCGCTTCACGAGGATCATATCCTTCTTCGCGTCTTCCATCCCCTTGCGGACCGCCTCGGAAATTTCTCGGGCCTTGCCCATGCCGATGCCTACTTTGCCTTCACCATCACCGACGGCAAGAAGGATACTGAAACGGAATCTCTTGCCGCCCTTGACGGTCTTGCTGACACGGTTGATAAAGACAACGCGCTCGTTCAGCTCGGTACCGCTCGCAGACTGTTTTTCGGTCATTGAAATTCCTCCTTAGAGCTTCAAACCGGCTTCACGAGCGGCGTCGGCAATAGCCTGAACGCGGCCGTGATACACATGGCCACCACGGTCAAAGACGACCTCGGTGATCCCCTTTTCCTTCGCGCGCTCCGCAACAAGCTTGCCAATAACCTTGGCGGCAGCTACCGTGCAATGACCGCACTCAAGGGTCTGCGCCACGGACTTTTCCTTCGTGGAAACGGAAACCAGCGTATGACCGACGGTGTCGTCGATCACCTGAACGTAGATGTCTTTCAGGCTACGGAAAACAGACAGTCTCGGTCTCTCAGCGGTGCCGGAAACGCTCTTGCGAAGACGGCTGTGCCGAAGGAGACGCATTTCATTTCTACTCTTGGTCTTAATCATATCGGCTCACCTCGTCTTACTTCGTAGCGGTCTTGCCGGCCTTGC from Pyramidobacter piscolens W5455 carries:
- the rpsE gene encoding 30S ribosomal protein S5, with product MTEKQSASGTELNERVVFINRVSKTVKGGKRFRFSILLAVGDGEGKVGIGMGKAREISEAVRKGMEDAKKDMILVKRNGKTIPHPVMGRYGSAAVLLRPAADGTGVIAGSVVRAIMELGGIKDVMTKVVGHTSNPVNVARATLAAVAALRTRDEIMTLRGKKKSESA
- the rplR gene encoding 50S ribosomal protein L18 → MIKTKSRNEMRLLRHSRLRKSVSGTAERPRLSVFRSLKDIYVQVIDDTVGHTLVSVSTKEKSVAQTLECGHCTVAAAKVIGKLVAERAKEKGITEVVFDRGGHVYHGRVQAIADAAREAGLKL